In Sporichthya polymorpha DSM 43042, a genomic segment contains:
- the resB gene encoding cytochrome c biogenesis protein ResB — protein MTVTESDVDAAPVPPPLGPIGMARWAWRQLTSMRTALLLLFLLAVAAIPGSLVPQQGVDPVAVADFRNRHPELSKWYDKLSLFEVFSSPWFSAVYILLMISLIGCLVPRSKVYLKAVRARPPATPRNLNRLPEHAQFVVDDAPDVALGKATAALRRGRFRVQAYENSVSAERGYLRDTGNLVFHLSLVVVLVGIAVGHLNGMRGSALVVEGEGFANTVTQYDNLRTGARFDVDDLAPFTITLDDFNARYEETGSQRGAAREFEARVSIRDEPGADPRPESIRVNHPLKLGGSKVFLGPHGYAPVVTVRDGRGDLVFSGAVPFLPVDPVGLSSRGVVKVPDAAPTQLGFQGFFLPTAAFDLDLGPFSTFPEPRLPRLVLNVWSGDLGLDDGVPQSVYRLDTTDMEQVRTNSRADAPPFTQSLAVGDTMKVPGGLGSITFEGYREWVVLQIAEDPGRGPALAGGALALAGLLASLFVRPRRVWVRARADEAGRTVVEVAALARSEGPDLAADVERVRAALAADSDDSAADDSAEKPAGPADPASARE, from the coding sequence ATGACCGTCACCGAGTCCGACGTCGACGCCGCGCCGGTTCCCCCGCCCCTGGGCCCGATCGGGATGGCCCGCTGGGCGTGGCGGCAACTGACGAGTATGCGGACCGCGCTGCTGCTGCTCTTCCTGCTGGCGGTGGCGGCGATCCCGGGCTCGCTGGTCCCGCAGCAGGGCGTCGACCCGGTCGCGGTCGCGGACTTCCGCAACCGGCACCCCGAACTCTCGAAGTGGTACGACAAGCTCTCGCTGTTCGAGGTCTTCTCCTCGCCGTGGTTCTCTGCGGTCTACATCCTGCTGATGATCTCGCTCATCGGCTGCCTGGTCCCGCGGTCGAAGGTCTACCTCAAGGCCGTGCGCGCGCGGCCGCCGGCGACGCCGCGCAACCTGAACCGGTTGCCCGAGCACGCGCAGTTCGTCGTCGACGACGCCCCCGACGTCGCGTTGGGGAAGGCGACCGCCGCCCTGCGCCGTGGCCGGTTCCGCGTCCAGGCCTACGAGAACTCGGTCTCCGCCGAGCGCGGCTACCTGCGCGACACCGGCAACCTCGTCTTCCACCTCTCCTTGGTGGTCGTGCTGGTCGGCATCGCGGTCGGGCACCTGAACGGGATGCGCGGCAGCGCGCTGGTCGTCGAGGGCGAGGGCTTCGCCAACACCGTCACGCAGTACGACAACCTGCGCACCGGCGCGCGGTTCGACGTCGACGACCTCGCGCCGTTCACGATCACGCTCGACGACTTCAACGCCCGCTACGAGGAGACCGGCAGCCAGCGCGGCGCGGCCCGCGAGTTCGAGGCGCGCGTCAGCATCCGCGACGAGCCGGGCGCCGATCCGCGGCCGGAGAGCATCCGCGTCAACCACCCGCTCAAGCTCGGCGGATCGAAGGTCTTTCTCGGCCCGCACGGGTACGCGCCGGTCGTCACGGTGCGGGACGGCCGGGGCGACCTCGTCTTCTCCGGCGCGGTGCCGTTCCTCCCCGTCGACCCCGTCGGGCTGTCCTCGCGCGGGGTCGTGAAGGTGCCCGACGCCGCGCCGACCCAGCTCGGCTTCCAGGGCTTCTTCCTCCCGACCGCCGCGTTCGACCTCGACCTCGGGCCGTTCTCCACCTTCCCCGAGCCGCGCCTGCCGCGGCTGGTGCTCAACGTCTGGTCCGGCGACCTGGGGCTCGACGACGGCGTCCCGCAGTCGGTCTACCGCCTCGACACGACCGACATGGAGCAGGTGCGGACGAATTCCCGCGCGGACGCCCCGCCGTTCACGCAGTCGCTCGCCGTGGGGGACACGATGAAGGTCCCCGGCGGGCTCGGCAGCATCACGTTCGAGGGCTACCGCGAGTGGGTCGTGCTGCAGATCGCCGAGGACCCGGGCCGTGGCCCGGCGCTCGCCGGCGGCGCGCTCGCCCTCGCCGGGCTCCTGGCCTCGCTGTTCGTCCGTCCCCGTCGGGTGTGGGTGCGTGCGAGGGCCGACGAGGCGGGACGTACCGTGGTCGAGGTAGCCGCGCTGGCCCGATCCGAGGGGCCGGACCTGGCCGCCGACGTCGAGCGGGTCCGCGCCGCGCTGGCTGCGGACTCCGACGACAGCGCCGCCGACGACAGTGCTGAGAAACCCGCTGGACCTGCCGATCCAGCATCCGCGAGGGAGTGA
- the ccsB gene encoding c-type cytochrome biogenesis protein CcsB, with product MTVVHESLAETSDRLVYAAMAVYSLAMLALGAEWAFGSRRFTGATVSERALVGAGAPVATTDAPPPTRDRAERFGRVGLSLATLAFLLHLAGMTCRGLAVERVPWGNMYEFSATSALATMGVYLALTRKYDIRWLGVFVVTPVLLTLGLAVTVLYTDAQQLQPALQSYWLVIHVIAAAVSMGIFTVGAALSVLYLVRERAERLRPGAPSRLPSADAVDRLAYRVHAFVFPLWTFAVIAGAIWAENAWGRYWGWDPKETWAFITWVCYAAYLHARATAGWKGRRAATVALVGYSTILINYFVINLVVTGLHSYAGT from the coding sequence GTGACCGTGGTCCACGAGAGCCTGGCCGAGACCAGCGACCGGCTGGTCTACGCCGCCATGGCCGTCTATTCGCTGGCGATGCTGGCGCTGGGGGCCGAGTGGGCGTTCGGGAGCCGCCGCTTCACCGGCGCGACCGTCTCCGAGCGCGCACTCGTCGGCGCCGGCGCGCCCGTCGCCACCACGGACGCCCCGCCGCCGACCCGGGACCGCGCCGAGCGCTTCGGCCGCGTCGGCCTCTCGCTCGCGACGCTGGCGTTCCTGCTCCACCTCGCCGGCATGACCTGCCGCGGCCTCGCCGTCGAGCGCGTGCCGTGGGGGAACATGTACGAGTTCTCCGCCACGTCGGCGCTCGCGACGATGGGCGTGTACCTCGCGCTGACCCGCAAGTACGACATCCGCTGGCTCGGCGTCTTCGTCGTCACCCCGGTGCTGCTCACGCTCGGCCTCGCCGTCACCGTCCTGTACACCGACGCCCAGCAGCTGCAGCCCGCGCTGCAGTCGTACTGGCTGGTCATCCACGTCATCGCCGCGGCCGTCTCGATGGGCATCTTCACCGTCGGCGCCGCGCTGAGCGTTTTGTACCTGGTCCGCGAGCGCGCCGAGCGGCTGCGGCCGGGCGCCCCGAGCCGCCTGCCGTCCGCGGACGCCGTCGACCGGCTCGCGTACCGCGTCCACGCGTTCGTGTTCCCGCTGTGGACGTTCGCCGTCATTGCCGGCGCCATCTGGGCCGAGAACGCCTGGGGCCGCTACTGGGGCTGGGACCCCAAGGAGACCTGGGCGTTCATCACCTGGGTCTGCTACGCCGCCTACCTCCACGCCCGCGCCACCGCCGGCTGGAAGGGCCGCCGCGCCGCCACCGTCGCGCTCGTCGGCTACAGCACGATCCTGATCAACTACTTCGTGATCAACCTCGTCGTCACCGGCCTCCACAGTTATGCGGGGACCTGA
- a CDS encoding PLD nuclease N-terminal domain-containing protein, with amino-acid sequence MRVPITLIVLTVMIVVWALVEVVQADKAQIRRLPKWAWLVLCVFPLPPTGAIAWFFLGRPKAGVAGVGNAGSLNLPNLPRRTRYVSRPAPDDDPDFLRRLNEEAERQRMLRRLEDDLKSPNPSEPNDKPGESAPRD; translated from the coding sequence GTGCGCGTGCCTATCACGCTCATCGTCCTGACGGTGATGATCGTCGTCTGGGCCCTCGTCGAGGTCGTGCAGGCCGACAAGGCCCAGATCCGGCGACTGCCCAAGTGGGCATGGCTGGTGCTGTGCGTCTTCCCCCTGCCGCCGACGGGCGCGATCGCCTGGTTCTTCCTCGGCCGCCCGAAGGCCGGCGTCGCCGGCGTGGGCAACGCCGGCAGCCTGAACCTGCCGAACCTCCCCCGCCGGACGCGCTACGTCTCCCGCCCCGCGCCGGACGACGACCCCGACTTCCTGCGCCGGCTGAACGAGGAGGCCGAGCGCCAGCGCATGCTCCGGCGCCTGGAGGACGACCTCAAGTCGCCCAACCCCTCCGAGCCCAACGACAAGCCCGGCGAGTCGGCGCCCCGCGACTGA
- a CDS encoding DUF4229 domain-containing protein: MSPTLTYTLQRLALFLGTLVLCAAILRGTSFLLVLAIATVISGVLSYFVLARSREQMAARVAGRMQRLGERLDAGATAEDAALDAAEQARRYPETGAPKPE, from the coding sequence ATGTCCCCGACGCTGACGTACACGCTGCAGCGGCTCGCGTTGTTCCTCGGAACGCTCGTGCTCTGCGCGGCGATCCTGCGCGGCACCTCGTTCCTGCTGGTGCTGGCGATCGCGACGGTGATCTCGGGGGTGCTCTCCTACTTCGTCCTGGCGAGGTCGCGGGAGCAGATGGCGGCTCGGGTCGCCGGTCGGATGCAGCGTCTGGGGGAGCGTCTGGACGCCGGTGCGACCGCCGAGGATGCGGCGTTGGATGCCGCTGAGCAGGCCCGTCGCTACCCAGAAACGGGTGCTCCGAAACCAGAGTGA
- a CDS encoding 1,4-dihydroxy-2-naphthoate polyprenyltransferase: MATPGQWLAGARPRTLPAAVVPVAVGTGVAVEAGDAVWWKALLALVVSLAMQVGVNYANDYSDGVRGTDDVRVGPLRLVGSKVAAPQQVKLAAFAALGVGGAAGLVLAATTTWWLLTVGIAAMAAAWGYTGGKKPYGYRALGEVSVFVFFGLVAVVGTAYVQMEKVTGLALAASIPIGMLACALLVVNNLRDAPADAEVGKRTLAVVLGDSRTRWLYTVLLFGPLLIALGLAVAHPWTVLAFAALPVAAPAVRAVRNHAAGPALIPVLGRTGMTQLAYGALLTLALCLPA, encoded by the coding sequence GTGGCGACTCCGGGACAGTGGCTGGCCGGCGCGCGGCCCCGGACCCTGCCGGCAGCCGTGGTGCCGGTCGCGGTCGGCACGGGCGTCGCGGTCGAGGCTGGCGACGCGGTGTGGTGGAAGGCGCTGCTCGCCCTGGTGGTCTCCCTCGCGATGCAGGTCGGCGTCAACTACGCCAACGACTACTCCGACGGCGTGCGCGGGACGGACGACGTCCGCGTCGGACCTCTGCGCCTCGTCGGCTCGAAGGTGGCCGCCCCGCAGCAGGTGAAGCTCGCGGCGTTCGCGGCTCTCGGGGTCGGCGGCGCGGCCGGTCTCGTCCTGGCCGCGACCACGACGTGGTGGCTGCTCACCGTCGGCATCGCCGCGATGGCGGCCGCCTGGGGCTACACCGGCGGGAAGAAGCCGTACGGCTACCGCGCCCTCGGCGAGGTGTCGGTGTTCGTCTTCTTCGGCCTGGTCGCGGTCGTCGGCACGGCCTACGTGCAGATGGAGAAGGTCACCGGGCTCGCGCTCGCGGCGTCAATCCCGATCGGGATGCTGGCCTGCGCCCTGCTCGTCGTGAACAACCTGCGCGACGCCCCCGCGGACGCCGAGGTCGGCAAGCGCACCCTCGCCGTCGTGCTCGGAGACTCGCGCACCCGCTGGCTCTACACCGTCCTGCTCTTCGGCCCGCTGCTGATCGCCCTCGGGCTCGCGGTCGCCCACCCGTGGACGGTGCTCGCGTTCGCCGCCCTGCCCGTCGCGGCGCCGGCGGTCCGCGCCGTTCGCAACCACGCGGCCGGCCCGGCGTTGATCCCGGTCCTCGGCCGGACGGGGATGACCCAGCTCGCCTACGGCGCCCTGCTCACCCTCGCCCTCTGCCTGCCGGCCTGA
- a CDS encoding VOC family protein — translation MRGAINFITLAVEDLNRSLAFYRDGLGWKTDGIVGTEFRDEEAGVDYSVVIFELEQGVGLALWERRNLAADARVEPGVPGGAGFSLGVPAASPEEVDAMLAEAAAAGARITAPAKLAPFGVYSGYFTDPDGHLWEVAWNPARTG, via the coding sequence ATGCGCGGCGCGATCAACTTCATCACCCTCGCCGTCGAGGACCTGAACCGCTCGCTCGCCTTCTACCGCGACGGGCTCGGCTGGAAGACCGACGGCATCGTCGGCACCGAGTTCCGGGACGAGGAGGCCGGCGTCGACTACAGCGTCGTGATCTTCGAGCTCGAGCAGGGCGTCGGGCTCGCGTTGTGGGAGCGCCGCAACCTCGCCGCCGACGCGCGGGTGGAGCCCGGTGTCCCCGGCGGCGCGGGCTTCAGCCTCGGCGTCCCCGCCGCCTCGCCGGAGGAGGTCGACGCGATGCTCGCCGAGGCCGCCGCGGCCGGGGCCCGCATCACCGCCCCCGCGAAGCTGGCGCCCTTCGGCGTCTACTCCGGCTACTTCACCGACCCGGACGGCCACCTCTGGGAGGTCGCCTGGAACCCCGCCCGCACCGGCTGA
- the menE gene encoding o-succinylbenzoate--CoA ligase — MSHDLIPVPVPVGSAEIPGLQAAMDGSGPALLLVPPGSEGARLVGALGPAAATGVPKGTAVVIATSGSTGTPKGVRISAKALRHSARATHAHLGGPGQWLLAMSAARIAGLQVVLRSRAAGETPVVLETTGGFRPDAFAAALATMTGERRYVSLVPTQLIRLLDADVDLTSLDAILLGGGPIPGGLVERAATVGANVVRTYGMTETCGGCVYDGRPLDRVGVRITDDGLVAITGPVLARGYLGGPDFGGEFVSSDLGRLDDDGVLTVLGRADDVILSGGVNVPAQSVEQVLAGHPGVAEVVVVGRPDPEWGEAVVAVVVPSGPVPLAELRDLAAGALDKAWAPRDVVTVDRFPSLPSGKVDRDALRALVRGTD, encoded by the coding sequence GTGAGCCACGACCTGATCCCCGTCCCGGTGCCGGTGGGGAGCGCGGAGATCCCTGGGCTTCAGGCGGCAATGGACGGCAGCGGACCCGCGCTGCTGCTCGTGCCCCCGGGGTCGGAGGGGGCGCGGCTGGTCGGGGCGCTCGGGCCCGCGGCCGCGACGGGGGTGCCGAAGGGGACGGCGGTCGTGATCGCGACGTCGGGATCGACGGGGACACCGAAGGGCGTCCGGATCTCCGCGAAGGCGCTGCGCCACTCGGCCCGGGCGACGCATGCCCACCTCGGCGGGCCGGGGCAGTGGTTGCTCGCGATGTCGGCGGCGCGCATCGCGGGGCTGCAGGTCGTGCTCCGCTCCCGCGCGGCGGGCGAGACCCCGGTCGTCCTCGAGACCACCGGCGGCTTCCGGCCCGACGCCTTCGCGGCGGCGCTCGCGACGATGACCGGCGAACGCCGCTACGTCTCCCTCGTGCCGACCCAGTTGATCCGGCTCCTCGACGCGGACGTCGACCTCACGAGCCTCGACGCGATCCTGCTCGGCGGCGGGCCGATCCCCGGGGGGCTGGTCGAACGCGCGGCGACGGTGGGGGCGAACGTCGTCCGCACCTACGGCATGACCGAGACCTGCGGCGGCTGCGTCTACGACGGCCGGCCACTCGACCGCGTCGGGGTGCGGATCACCGACGACGGCCTGGTCGCGATCACCGGCCCGGTCCTCGCCCGCGGCTACCTCGGCGGGCCGGACTTCGGCGGCGAGTTCGTCAGCTCCGACCTCGGGCGCCTCGACGACGACGGCGTCCTGACCGTCCTCGGCCGCGCCGACGACGTGATCCTCTCCGGCGGCGTGAACGTCCCCGCGCAGAGCGTCGAGCAGGTGCTCGCCGGCCACCCCGGCGTCGCGGAGGTCGTGGTCGTCGGCCGTCCCGATCCCGAGTGGGGCGAGGCGGTCGTCGCCGTCGTCGTCCCGTCGGGGCCGGTGCCGCTCGCCGAGCTGCGCGACCTCGCCGCCGGCGCTCTCGACAAGGCCTGGGCCCCGCGCGACGTCGTCACCGTCGACCGCTTTCCGTCACTGCCGTCCGGCAAGGTGGACCGCGACGCCCTGCGCGCGCTCGTGCGGGGCACGGACTGA
- a CDS encoding LLM class flavin-dependent oxidoreductase, with product MNVGLMSLGDQVTDPVTGTRQTAAERHRAIVEAAAVADEVGFSGVYVGEHHGLEYTTSAPPVVLAAIGERTRRLTLSTAVTLAANLDPVRVAEDYATVDALSGGRCEIVVGRGNFFVSTYDLFGRDIEDSHELFGENVELLVQLCSGKSVTWPGSEFRAPIVDFTVQPPPVGPMPIWIGGGASPSSLELAARLGLDLMLPSAFGNPAQFGPIVEQYRERYASYGHSRTPRIGACWHVNVAETSQAARTRWEPRYRAYFELMKEIIPRVNPDPPPFIRKPFNFELLTTKGPALVGSPAEVTERLAVSAAMLSADTNLLYLDMGGQPAAEFLEMVELIGEQVLPCLP from the coding sequence ATGAACGTCGGACTGATGTCGCTGGGCGACCAGGTCACCGACCCCGTCACCGGCACGCGGCAGACCGCCGCCGAACGGCACCGCGCGATCGTCGAGGCCGCCGCGGTCGCCGACGAGGTCGGCTTCTCCGGGGTCTACGTCGGGGAGCACCACGGGCTGGAGTACACGACGTCCGCCCCGCCGGTCGTGCTCGCCGCGATCGGGGAGCGCACGCGACGGCTGACGCTCTCGACGGCCGTCACGCTCGCCGCCAACCTCGACCCGGTGCGGGTGGCCGAGGACTACGCGACCGTCGACGCCCTCTCCGGCGGCCGCTGCGAGATCGTCGTCGGCCGCGGCAACTTCTTCGTCTCGACCTACGACCTGTTCGGCCGCGACATCGAGGACTCGCACGAGCTGTTCGGCGAGAACGTCGAGCTCCTCGTCCAGCTGTGCAGCGGCAAGTCGGTGACGTGGCCGGGCTCGGAGTTCCGCGCCCCGATCGTCGACTTCACCGTCCAACCGCCGCCGGTCGGGCCGATGCCGATCTGGATCGGCGGCGGCGCCTCCCCGTCGAGTCTCGAGCTCGCCGCGCGCCTCGGCCTGGACCTGATGCTCCCCAGCGCCTTCGGCAACCCCGCGCAGTTCGGGCCCATTGTCGAGCAGTACCGCGAGCGGTACGCCTCCTACGGCCACTCGCGGACGCCGCGCATCGGCGCGTGCTGGCACGTCAACGTCGCCGAGACCTCGCAGGCCGCGCGCACCCGCTGGGAACCGCGGTACCGCGCGTACTTCGAGCTGATGAAGGAAATCATCCCGCGGGTGAACCCCGACCCCCCGCCGTTCATCCGCAAGCCCTTCAACTTCGAGCTCCTGACGACCAAGGGCCCCGCCCTCGTCGGCAGCCCCGCCGAGGTCACCGAGCGCCTCGCCGTCAGCGCCGCGATGCTCTCCGCCGACACCAACCTCCTCTACCTCGACATGGGCGGCCAGCCGGCGGCCGAGTTCCTCGAGATGGTCGAACTGATCGGGGAACAGGTTCTCCCCTGCCTCCCCTGA
- a CDS encoding alpha/beta hydrolase family protein encodes MAGAEVPRVRYRRTPLLVVTQESSVRKDVYGSVGDSVVRQAQLLRGDADSDTVIVCMHPIGSPAYLPLFPELARTGLHVLGSTSRYTVGDAALQMENVLLDIAACVRDARERLGYRRVVLAGWSGGGSPMMGYQAEAEKPTITQTAAGEPTLLTENQLLPADAVMLLAAPRSRHRLLTDFLDASVTDELDPDRNRDREFDLYDPANPNQPPYSADFVAAYRERQRRRNERITDFAVEKLAAFRAAGRPHDEHGFVVHGTMADPRWLDPTIDPNGRRPRWSYLGDPAIANNSPGALLRFTTTRSWLSQWSLRTAQVDAADAAPRVGVPVLVLQNGCDDAVPVPHPHQVFDAVAHPDKRLVELPGANHYFSGADQSSHLAAAADLVHSWLAEHDLGGAA; translated from the coding sequence ATGGCCGGCGCGGAGGTTCCTCGGGTCCGGTACCGGCGCACGCCGCTGCTCGTCGTGACGCAGGAATCGTCGGTACGCAAGGACGTCTACGGCTCGGTCGGGGACTCCGTCGTGCGGCAGGCGCAACTGCTGCGCGGGGACGCGGACTCGGACACCGTGATCGTCTGCATGCACCCGATCGGGTCGCCTGCGTACCTGCCGCTGTTCCCCGAACTGGCGCGGACAGGGCTGCACGTGCTCGGCTCCACGAGCCGCTACACGGTCGGGGACGCGGCGCTGCAGATGGAGAACGTGCTGCTCGACATCGCCGCCTGCGTGCGCGACGCCCGGGAGCGCCTGGGCTACCGCCGGGTGGTCCTCGCCGGCTGGAGCGGCGGGGGCTCGCCGATGATGGGGTATCAGGCCGAGGCGGAGAAACCGACGATCACCCAGACCGCGGCCGGTGAGCCCACACTTCTGACGGAGAATCAGCTTCTGCCCGCCGACGCCGTGATGCTGCTCGCCGCCCCGCGGAGCCGGCACCGGCTGCTGACCGACTTCCTCGACGCCTCGGTCACCGACGAGCTCGACCCGGACCGCAACCGGGACCGCGAGTTCGACCTCTACGACCCCGCGAACCCGAACCAGCCGCCGTACTCGGCGGACTTCGTGGCGGCGTACCGCGAGCGGCAACGTCGACGGAACGAGCGGATCACCGACTTCGCGGTGGAGAAGCTCGCCGCGTTCCGCGCCGCGGGTCGGCCGCACGACGAGCACGGCTTCGTCGTCCACGGCACGATGGCCGACCCGCGCTGGCTGGACCCGACGATCGACCCCAACGGGCGCCGCCCCCGCTGGAGCTATCTCGGCGACCCGGCGATCGCCAACAACAGCCCCGGTGCGTTGCTGCGGTTCACCACGACACGGAGCTGGCTCTCGCAGTGGTCGCTGCGCACCGCGCAGGTCGACGCGGCCGACGCGGCTCCGCGCGTCGGCGTCCCCGTCCTCGTGCTGCAGAACGGGTGCGACGACGCCGTACCCGTCCCCCACCCGCACCAGGTGTTCGACGCCGTCGCGCACCCGGACAAGCGCCTGGTCGAACTGCCCGGCGCGAACCACTACTTCAGCGGCGCGGACCAGAGCTCGCACCTGGCCGCAGCCGCCGATCTCGTCCACTCCTGGCTGGCCGAGCACGACCTCGGAGGCGCCGCATGA
- a CDS encoding TetR/AcrR family transcriptional regulator, with amino-acid sequence MARPKVPLISKRAALEAALDIIDTEGIDALSIRRLADRLGVNGASLYHHFQNKDEIVVGAAKLALEEVRVPQGHEEPWQVWLLRNARRLRAAFRDHPDLVPVMLRREPLGIGTSQLEQTFAMLAEEGVPLGAIAPMMEALELYAIGSALHESAAGSTKPDRKRAPHMAEADAARALTPDEIFDLVCEQIVATTVAVATEKSGAKPNSQKKPPAKRTRRSA; translated from the coding sequence GTGGCACGACCGAAGGTTCCGTTGATCTCCAAGCGCGCCGCGCTCGAGGCGGCGCTCGACATCATCGACACCGAGGGCATCGACGCGCTCAGCATCCGGCGCCTCGCCGACCGGCTCGGCGTCAACGGGGCCTCGCTGTACCACCACTTCCAGAACAAGGACGAGATCGTCGTCGGCGCCGCGAAGCTCGCGCTCGAGGAGGTCCGCGTTCCCCAGGGGCACGAGGAGCCCTGGCAGGTCTGGCTGCTGCGCAACGCCCGCCGGCTGCGCGCCGCGTTCCGCGACCACCCCGACCTCGTGCCGGTCATGCTCCGCCGGGAGCCGCTCGGCATCGGCACCTCGCAGCTCGAGCAGACCTTCGCGATGCTCGCCGAGGAGGGCGTCCCCCTCGGCGCCATCGCCCCGATGATGGAGGCCCTCGAGCTCTACGCGATCGGCAGCGCCCTCCACGAGTCCGCCGCCGGGTCCACGAAGCCCGACCGCAAACGCGCCCCCCACATGGCCGAGGCCGACGCCGCCCGCGCCCTCACCCCCGACGAGATCTTCGACCTCGTCTGCGAACAGATCGTCGCCACCACCGTCGCGGTCGCGACCGAGAAGTCCGGCGCGAAGCCCAACAGCCAGAAGAAGCCCCCGGCCAAGCGCACCCGCCGCTCCGCCTGA